In Dasypus novemcinctus isolate mDasNov1 chromosome 10, mDasNov1.1.hap2, whole genome shotgun sequence, one DNA window encodes the following:
- the LOC105745804 gene encoding LOW QUALITY PROTEIN: olfactory receptor 51V1-like (The sequence of the model RefSeq protein was modified relative to this genomic sequence to represent the inferred CDS: deleted 1 base in 1 codon), whose amino-acid sequence MSLLLDSKINHSTFFLTGFPGLEQQYPWLSIPFSCIYATVLSGNCLVLHVIWTEPSQHKIMFYFLAMLALTDLCMGLSTVHMVLAILWGLSQEIGLDACISQISFVHGLSGTESGVLLTVVCDRFPAICNPLRYTSILTNTRIIKIWLGILERSFIVIIPTIICLKFFYYYTTTHILSHSFCLHQDLLWLACSDIRFNSFYALALVICILLLVSVLILISFILILHSVLAIASQEEQLKSLQTCVSHICAVFSLYIPIMGLTMVLRFGKHLSPVVHVLHGQHLYLFPPLMNPIIYSVKSHQIRSRIQRWFTLKNN is encoded by the exons ATGTCTCTTCTGCTTGATTCCAAAATCAATCACTCTACCTTCTTTCTCACGGGTTTCCCTGGCCTGGAACAGCAATATCCTTGGCTCTCCATCCCTTTCTCCTGTATCTATGCTACGGTGCTGTCAGGGAACTGCCTGGTCCTCCATGTGATCTGGACTGAGCCCAGCCAGCATAAGATCATGTTCTACTTCCTGGCCATGCTGGCCCTCACTGACCTGTGCATGGGGCTGTCCACAGTTCACATGGTGCTGGCAATACTGTGGGGACTCAGCCAGGAGATTGGTCTGGATGCCTGCATATCCCAAATCTCTTTTGTTCATGGCCTGTCAGGGACTGAGTCTGGAGTCCTCCTCACCGTGGTCTGTGATCGATTTCCTGCAATCTGCAATCCTCTGAGATACACATCCATCCTCACCAATACCAGAATCATTAAAATTTGGCTGGGAATATTAGAAAGGAGTTTTATAGTCATCATTCCTACCATAATCTGCTtaaagttcttctattactatacTACCACC CACATCCTCTCACACTCTTTCTGCCTGCACCAGGACCTCCTCTGGCTGGCCTGCTCTGACATCCGATTCAACAGCTTCTATGCCTTAGCCCTGGTGATCTGCATCCTGCTTTTGGTTTCAGTGCTCATCCTCATCTCCTTTATCTTGATCCTGCACTCAGTCTTGGCTATTGCATCTCAGGAGGAGCAGCTCAAATCCTTGCAGACCTGTGTCTCCCACATCTGTGCAGTCTTCAGCCTCTACATTCCAATCATGGGTCTGACTATGGTGCTCCGTTTTGGGAAACACCTCTCTCCTGTAGTACATGTCCTCCATGGGCAACATCTATacctttttccccctttgatGAATCCAATAATCTATAGTGTCAAGTCCCATCAGATCCGTAGCAGGATCCAGAGGTGGTTCACTCTGAAAAATAACTGA